GAATATAACACCAAATCCATACAATGGTAAGGCACTTAAGGGGTCACACACAGTTGTAAGTACATTTTTGGGTATAATAATATTCAtttcaaacaacaaatttcaacAGATTTAGTTAAATAACGCTATAAACTAGTATTTAatcaaatgatttaaaaaaaaaacctttttggcAAAATGGTTGGCAACAAAACTAATGATTTAAGAAAAACATTGTCAAATTATTTTGGTTATCGATTTAATAATGccattttagaaaaaaaaatcatttaaaatcaaaacactAGACAATCTTGTTTCCTTTCAATCACTGCtcatgtttttaataatttttttgggtggACTTGAACTTTTAACtattaaatagaaaaactactttattttgaataatttcaaTGTAACTAGTTGCGTTTACCCCTTTAAACACTTTGACTAATCTTTAATCCTTTAACCACTTCGCAGATCAAACGTTCATCAGTCAAACTCCGTCTGGAGGTCCATTGGCGGCTGCCTCGAAAATGGTGCCAGTGCCGGAGACCCTGATGAGTCCGGATGTCTGTCCCGCCGCCGTGGCCCAAAGAGTGACGGTTACCGCTCTCAACTCGCAGTTGCACAAGACAAAGGTCAACAAGAACAAAGGTGGCCAGTGGAACATAGTCTAAATTTAAGACTTGCCAGCTTATAGGTGATTTTGTACTCCACAGACAACAAACTGAACTTGCCGAGGGTGCGAAGTCCGCAGCTGAAGAGGAACCAGAGTCCCACGAGCAGTCCGCGCAGGCTGGCCACCAAGTCGGGCGGGGACAAAATGCATCAGCAGCAGGAGAAGCTACAGACATCGGCGGTTATGGTGGATGCCGGTGGCTTCAGCACTTGCTCCGATGACGATGGCGAGCAGATCAACATCGAGAAGCTGCGCGCCATCAGAAAGATGGCTGcccaaaagcagcagcaaatgCATCAGGAGCAGCTGAAGCAGCAGGTGGATAACAGCCTCAACTGCGAGGATCGCTTGATCGAGCATGTGACGGAGTCGTCGGCAGTCACCATCCAGAAAATGTGGCGGGGCTATCATACGCGCAAGAAGACCAACAAGGACATAGCCGAGCGACTGCAGCGAAAACGCACGCAGGAATATATCGAGTAGGttgttttaaaagttgtatTGCTGGTcttgaagatttttttttaagtaactaAAGCTTTGCTTGAATTCATCCAAAGTGGGGATTTTTGAAATCCGGTTCTCCTGacttatattaattatttttgtattttaaaatgaaaaaataagtATTGAAACAGTTGTATACTAAAGAAGTCGCGTTTGGGCTGTGCCTTATTATTTGTGTATTTGCTATTGAAAAATAGGTATTGAAAAAACTTGGATCCTAAAGAAATCGCGTTTTTACATTGCAATTGAATAAAAGAGTGCCAAGCTGActttaaacatttcaaaaccaatataaatttgttccTAACTCTAGGATAACGTATCACAGTTTTTTAATAGCCTCTTATTCTTATTCCCAGGCAACTTGGCAAGGACATGATGCTAACCAAAGCTCAGCTGGAGAACGAGCGCAAGATCCAGCAGTTGCAGATGCAGGCCATCAATGCGCTGTGGAAGAAGGTGTCCACAATGGAGGTGGATCCCAAGGGACTCCCAGTGGCCGCAACAGTCGGAGAGGGCGAGGACACCaacggaggaggaggaggaggaggaggcggttCTGGCCACCTCAGTCTCGATCAGAACTCGGCGGCCGTCGTCAATGATCTGGCCAAGCGATGCACCATGCTCACCGATCAGGTTCAAATGCTGCAGAGTTCGATCGGGACCATTGTCAATTGCCTGACCATGGTGTGCAATCTGCCGCAGGATGCCATCAAGAAGCAGGCGGAGATCATCGACTGCAGCTCCACGCAGACGGACCTGATAGCCGTGCACACGCCGCAGATCGAGGATCTCACCAATTTTCCATTCACCAAGACCAGGCCATCGACTCTGGCCCTGGAATCCATGCACGAATCGCTGGCATGCCCCAAAATCGATGAACTCAACGATGTCGATCTCAAGGAGACGCACGACGACGACGCGACTCATCTCGAAAAAGAAGCATGAAAAATCCCAGTTAATAAAAATGAGGAGTGTAAACGCTTTAAGGATCGATCTCAGCGCTTATTAATATTCCTCGTGTAGGCTTTTTGTGTAGCTTTTGCAACAATTTTTAGATCGGTTACGTTCAACATAGAagtagcagcaacagcagtcaCAACACacaattttttgttacatttttgagATGTAGTGATGgtggaaaaactaaaaaaaacttgtgaACAAATcgtaaatacaaatttttgtaaaacacaaaacaaatttggttTTGGGCATTAATGTTCGggtaatttaaaagtatttgttGTGAAAAAACATTGGAGTTATgagtaaaatgttaaaaaaatatatacattgcAAGGTATAcagaatatttgtaatttatttacatttagaGCATTATAGAAGTTAccaattttaactttttacataaaaattgtttaaaactttaaaaccaACTTAGattagcagcagcaacaatcaACAATTTGTGTTTAATTCTTGACACAGCTTTTAACAAGTTTTAAGAAAATCTTAATTATATAGAGTAATTTTGTACGTGGAAAAGGGAATTTCAGTCTTCATCGCTGGATGTTTCATCATCTTCCTCTTCGTCGGAGGATTCCTGATTTACAGGACGATTTGTGTTGGGCAGGAGATCATCCTCAAAGTCGGAATCCTCTTGATTTTTGTTGGATGATTCCTCGAGTGCTGGTTTCTTTGCGAACTTATCCGGCCAAATGCCAGCTTTGGTGTATTCCTTGATATGTTCTGGGGTAAGTATTTTACAGATCTCGGCCTTGACCTTGTCGCCCTCTTCAATTGGTTCGATTAGCAGGAAATCGCCCCTTTTCACCCACATGCTCTTGCGAAATTTATTGGGCATCGAAACTGGAATAGGAATAAATAAAGCGATGATTAAACGAAAGGATCGTTTCCAATCAATAACCCAAAACTGATGCACTTTTAAATGAATCCTaaggcagctatatgatattgttaTCCGATATTCAGAAAATGAAAACCGAAATTCTAGAATAGTTGACCTTTAATACATATATCTCCGATTTTTCTAAGAGAGctacatatattatatgtattaaacaaatttactcCCTTAGCGATGTTGATTAAAAACAATGCATATTCTTTATAAAGTCGGGCTATGATAAACTCACCAAGGAAGTTTTCCTCGACTTTCGGGGTTTCCACCTCGTGGAGATTGTTTCCGCGACTGCTGATGACCCTAGCGATTTGCTGATTTTCCGCGGGCAGCTCATAGTCATCCTTCATCATCTCATTCATCAGGTGTTTGCGACGACTAATACTCGGATGGGATCGGTGCATTTTGTGGCCtctcaatatttaatttaaatctcgAAATAGCAGATAAACGAAATTGTCAACATTTGTTTACTAGTTTTCAGTGTGACCGTTAATAGAATATACGTTTtataccatttttattttaagacaaGGAATTATACCAAAAATATACCACTCACTAAATAGCGCTGGAAAATAGTGCTGCAAagagatacaaaaaaaaggcgCGAGGTTTGAActcatttaatattaaataaatttatatattaaaaataaggtaTTCGACTACGGAAACCCATGCCTCCAAAAGTCTGTAGTTTATATGCAagcaaatttgcatttaaatttgggtTTGTAATTTGGATTGGTTTTCTGGAAATTTTTAATGATCATTTTGcccctttttaaattaaaaaaaaagtgacccAAGACCAGCACTTCtgaggccataacttttcttgcagaTTGTAgacatattttattattctgctatttgattttaaaaacatcagCGAATGTATGATCACAATAGCAAGaggacattttatttttaaagccacgcctgcgtttaaagtttttatacaattttataacttaacAATTAGTGGAGAATTAATCCATGTAACGAGAAATTTTCTTAGCAATAGTGTAATATAAagcaaatagaaataaaaaatatatatactatcGCGATGTTTAGAGCTATCTAACTAGTTTTTGCTGCGCCGTAAAAGCATGCGCTCCTTTAGAGAAATTCGTCCGGACTTTTCCACTTTGGTGGAGACGTTGCGACGGGACTCGATTTGGGCCTGCTTCGATTTCTTCATTCTGGAAATATGACAAATCATTAATAGATTTTACAAGAATTAGGTTAAAAAATCGTACAATTCATTCAATAGACTGGTGATCTCCTTCTTCCAAATATCCTTGAAATCATTGGTAAAATTTGTCCAGTACTCGAAGAATTGATCGGGTGTACACTGGGCCAAAGTTAAGGTGCAGGCCTTGGGTGAGAAGTGATAGAACCTCATCGTCTCCAGAAACAGCTCGCGACACTCCTCGAGCGATTGATGGAGCTTGGCCATCGATTTGTCCGCTCCCTCCATGAACTCCTCCATTTTGGACTTAAAGGGCTCCAGGATTTCAGGACGGGAGGCGTTCAAAACTTTGGCCGTGGTTCTTTTGCAACCTGAAACAAGAGATATTTTATAGATTcataaaattagtttagaagtttaaatttaattttaaataagaggTACTAAAGTCATGTTTTTAGTTAAGGTCATAACATTAAGTTATCATTCATTTGTTTAATagttatattaataaatgtcATTCATCtgtttctaaaataataatacgtTTTCTACTTCAATCaaccaaatattaaaatcacctttaaacttcaaatttaaattggtttcaCCTAAAAACTTTGGATTTCAATTGGGTTCCATTAAAACATTGTATGTATTATCTGATATTTAATCAATTAAGTATTAATCTTCCAACTCACCTACTTTAAGTTTCAATAACAATACGCATATATCTTCTATTTAAATCTTAACTAAATATACGCTTTCAAACTCACCCAAGAACTTCTTGTTGAGATCGAAGATCTGCTGCTGCACCTCCTCGAAGTCCATTTGGGCGGCTCTCTCCACATCGGCTGGCTCGGGAATGGGCAGTCGGATCTCCAGGGGATGCACTCCCTCCTTCCGCCGGTGCGCAATGTAGGTGCGCACGATGAAGTGGAGCAAGGTGGTGTGCGATTCCTTGGACTTGACATCCTTGAGTTTGCCCAAGATGTCGAGATTGAAGCCATCGGCCTGGCCGCGCTGTCGATTGCCGCCGTTCATGTAGTTGCCCAGTGTGAGTATAATGGAGAATACCAGCTTGAGATCCTCGCTTTCGATCAATTGCTGCGAGAGCTGCGCCAGTGTCTCCAGTTTTCGCATTAACAGCGTTACGCTCTCCTCGAATTCCGCCTGAAAGACAATGCAGGAGATCCGTTCGCTGGCCATGGAAATCAGGGATATATCCAGCAGAAATTGCTCGGGATGATCGAGGGGGATGTCGCCACCGGCTGCCTCCTTGATCCTCTGCAATTCGTCCTCTGTCGCCCGAATATTGCTCATGTGCTGCAGGGCCTCCAAGCTGACAACCGATGTGTCTATATGGTATATAGCATGCTCGATCTCGCTGGACGGCACATGCAAACTTCTCCAGATAATGCCCACATTGCGGGATCGCTCGGGATCGAGCACCTTGATGGACTTGGCCCTCTTGACCTTCAGCTCCTTGGGTTTGCTGACCGGAGCCATGGCTTGGCGGGAGAACAGCTCCGTGAACTCATCGATGTTGTCGAGCGGTGTCTCCTCAATCTCCGTCCAGATTTCCTTGGTGGGCGGCGCAGGGGGCGGGGCTTCTCCCCCGGCGGCAACAGGAGGCTCATCCGGCGAACTCCCACTGTTCTCCGTACTATCCGTGGAATTGGCCACGgatggggggcgtggcacggGCGGTGCGCTAGTCACGATCCGTGTCCAATATAAGGGACGCATCGGCTTCGGGGGGTTAACGGCGCTCTTGCGCATTGCTGTAAATAGAAAGGGGTTAATAAGGTTACTGATATTAAAATAGAActggtaaaatatatatatcttttaattaatcttcttgaaatttatatattttattagcgAAGTAAAACCTTGTATTCATTTAAATGTACtattatttctataaatataacaaGATATTGAGGAAAATATCTTTCAAATGGGttctaattgttttaaatgcattataGTTAGGTTTAATATGGTTTACATTAAAATTTGGTAAATTATTACTTTGCATACCTCACCTTTAAATTCACGATCTTAATTTTCTAGTTATGGATTCGTTTTTGGATTTACTTAATGCAAGTTAGTATaatacactgataaaaaaatagaatagtaaaaatagttatctgactattgaattcaatattttatgtatCGTATTAgtcaatatttgttaaattcttatttaaaattgaatttgttttgctacttaaataaactttacTTTCGGTGTACTTACTGTTTGTGCGATGGAACCAATTTCCCTCGGCGGGATCGGGAAGTGGAGCGGGCGAGATCGGGGTCTTTGAGGGCGAAGCACTCATGGGCGGTGGTGGAGGGGGTATTGCCCCGCCTCCCTCGATGGGCGTGGGCGGAGGCGGCGGGGGCGGGGCAGCTCCACCGCTGGGTGGAGGgggtggcggcggtggtggtgcgCCACAGTTCGCTGGGGGcggtggcggaggaggaggtggcggAGCGGAAGTTACAAAGGCgggcggcggtggtggcggcggcggcggaggggGCGGGGCACAGAGCGCAGGGGcgggcggcggaggaggaggaggtggggGAGGAACACTGGCTTTCTCCTTATTTTCCTCATTTTCCTTGGAATTTTCCCTCAGGGATTGCCCGCATTTGCAGCTACCCTCGCATTCCGCCGTTTGAGTTTCCGCATCCACGGAACTCTTTGAACCACCCTCCACACCGGACTTGTTGTATTCATAGACTGTCTGCTCACTGGCATTCAATAGATCCGTGAGATTCACACATCTTTTCGAAGGACGACGCGGTGGCTCATCCACACTGCTCAAAAGTTCATTTACCACCGCATGAACTTCGGCCAAAGTGGAGCAATTGAGCAGACGCTTCTTGAGGATTTGCTGCAGTGTTTTCTGGCTATCCGTCGATGTGGAtgcagtggcagtggctgCCAATCCCAATCCTCCTACCCCAACCGCACCTGCTCCCAAGGAAGCCAATGAAGCCGACTCCAGGACGCGGGTTCCGGACGGAGTGCTCGTAAATGGCCAAGCCGCGTTCTTGTCCAGCTTTCCGGGGGTCAAAGGTAACGATGTCGTCGGCTGCTCCGTGTGCGTCCATTGGTACATCTCATACGGCTGaggattaaaaataaaaattagaatTTTGAAATAAGTGGTTTAatcaatataaacaaacaatacaatataaataaaaatgaggaATAAAAACTGTATTCATTAAGGAAGCTTTAatgctaattttaatttatactgtttctcaatttaaaatcCTTCATCACATTATccgttaacaaaataatttttatagatgcattttgtttacttaagaAGTGAATGTTTTATGATAACTCAATATAAACCTCTAATTATAAAACCCATtagaaaatgcatttaaaaatgtattaattaaggcagcaatactattttttcatatatttacCCAAAAGGGCcagtaaattaataaaaacctaaaaataaatttaaaaccaatcaAATTATCAAAGGCAATAGAATATTATCCCTTCTGTGCAACCAATTACTTCTAATTGCCAGTGCAAAGGGGACGAAAAATGATAGAAAAGGACAGCCAGAAGTACCAAGAAAGAGATGGCAAGTGGTCTCCAGTGTGCGACAAGCGGGGAAGCTTAAAAGCACCTAAGTTTGCCTaagtttgcttttattttctacAATACTCTTGTCTATTCTGTGCCATGTAAAActcttttgattttgataGTGCATGTTGCCGTTGACTTTGCAGTCCCGCTGTGGGAATTGGCATATGCTTGTTTTCAAGTCTTAAAGGAAAATAAAGCGTTATAgaatttacttaatttatacaattttataaaattaaaatatagaaCTTCAACATGTTGTGCTCCAGTTAAAGACCTCCTAATAAGATTATTTTAGACTAGGCCAAAAAGAGCTCCAAAATGCAATTAGAAttgcaattcaattaaacAGGTATAAAGCTACACAAACACCCACACAAACGCTAATCACTCAAAGAACTGAGAACTTGACAAATGCAAATCAAGTGCAACAGCCTGTCCCGATGGCTGATTTCCTAGatgaacacacacacagaatcCCACAAGGGGTTTTTCCATACCGAAAGGAGAGAAAGGAGAGAAAGGGTGCGGCAGAGTCAAGTTTATCGCACTTTACACCAGTTGTGCCCAAGTGTTTGCCAGCGATTTGCATGTTGTTTGCACATTTTAAAGAACCGGAGCCGACCAAAGTAAGCCAAGAAACCCGCAAGTAACTGAAGTGCAACCCACAACTACTCAATATACcgaatgaaaaaataaagcagCCACAAAGCGTAGCTAAAGAACCAAAATCCCCAAACCATAAGAGACCACATAAAGGTGAGCAAGAGACCGAAAAATGCAATGTGCAATTTCGAAAAACAAGGGAAAAGGTGAAAATTGGCTGAGAAAATGCTTGTTTTCCAAGTTATAATATACtacatatttaaagaaatagcGAAAGGCTACTTTTCtgaattttacaaaaacattattacattatcaacaaaatattagttacagaaaaaacaattttagcttGAATTTAAAGAGTAAAGACCCAATGAATTTATTAGGAATTTGTGATGTCTTACTTTCTagtttatgttatttttaaaatatctttgcGGATAAATagttagataaataaataagcttcTGAACAGTTGATAAActctaaaacaaaattgagttcaaaaaaaaaatgaacagaacaataacaataagtTCACCACTTAATAAGTGATTAAAACACAATTTCAGCCAGTTTTCCAGCTTGGTTGTTTCCCAATTCGCACTTAATTAACAACGACATCAAATTCCATTTAATCTAATCCCATCAGCCACTTGATACAAcccatatatgtatgtaatttATATAGTTAAATAACAATCGAACACGCGTACGCACATTTGCAGAATAACAAAACCAATATACACACAAACTCTTGGTACTGAAATTGCACATTCAAATCCAGTTTGCTCAATTCTGCATCAAAGTTTCATTTATTCCAGCAGAACCTAAAGAACAATACCAGTGGAGATAGATAGGAAAGGACAAAACTTTTGACTGCGAGTAATAAAAACGCACAAACTTTCAATGAGCTCTAGCAACAAAAACACGAAGAAATAGAAAAGACTAAGGCATTCGAAAGAAATACAAGGGTAAAGTGATCACTGGGGCaagacaataaataaaaaaagaacaaaaattaaaaaaataacatttttatagagacaaaaaaaatgtttacaaatttttttttgtttacttactTACTTTCTTTGTATATtactataatttaaaactattttttgcATATCAGAACTTAAAACCATTCTTTGCATATTTCTATAATTCAAAAAATCTACTTGCTTATAACTATATTCTAAAACAAACGCAATAGCATTTAAGACTTCATAGCCAAGAAATACTGTACAAATAATACACCAACTAAAGTCAAAGTCGAACAACGAACCTTTGACACAATCTttccctctctttcgctcCCTTGTGTGCTGGCCTGTTGCCCAAAAAGTTCGAACAAATTTCAGAGACATCGGAGACGTCGTCAGACATACTACATACATatagcaaaaaatatatatatatatatccatgATACTTGGCAGCCAGTTGAAGAAAATCGTGATATCATAATCTTGAGCTCAAGTATCATCACATAGAAAATCACTTAACGGTGTCGTCTGCCGCCCCTTTCTCCGATTTTTC
This genomic stretch from Drosophila gunungcola strain Sukarami unplaced genomic scaffold, Dgunungcola_SK_2 000001F, whole genome shotgun sequence harbors:
- the LOC128263068 gene encoding protein cappuccino isoform X1 is translated as MEVKKRRRNTVPTMQHNHNNGSNNMGNSQNRSANTDEKSPPGGASLVRMGIGEGGVGVAVGGVGGAPGERRNSRVRVLSRLMGQKRIREAFLHSPKTGSSSEVNLGGAGSDGSGDWTAAETEVEHGQLDASAEQIDFPPAKPPRLRKPLQIQIQNEDRCSLSQLCHLSIQHKTIEDDEESLGILSKGEQQAHEIPPTTKQPRKRRVAPQPPPKPQPKPRVEKVPNDDHCAFIEQLFAETTQATATATVVADPVDEVIIPRQYLHATKIDAKSKRDRPLSEISVTSVDTLSPNTAKAVLELQKRCRADKLACLSLTQVTYLSIANELQEVEEADQAILLNTELLVAPNSPAESSPDEELMALQLGKKLAQVLGSGTGPLTPGNMENGPAGSAPRVDSPLGNGELFNVSKAKKVELQNLSSRFTAAVSQTPPGVPASTPSESGATGFSGLSAGAGASSLETQSTVIISFKSSQTPVQSQTNSAATAAATAAATAASATENVEDDTAPLPLPPPPPGFGTPTTPLLTSNVLKKVASFTVEKSSAGNNSSNPPILPTGDETTLLATPNSASLPSEFAGGVAGGAGGAGGVVGGTGASRRGSSYVPEKLSFAAYEKFEGQMLMKWLISTMQSNPKSFANDITQELFSSLALQFCNNLKYVGVLKQISNEHLDGGFSPYEMYQWTHTEQPTTSLPLTPGKLDKNAAWPFTSTPSGTRVLESASLASLGAGAVGVGGLGLAATATASTSTDSQKTLQQILKKRLLNCSTLAEVHAVVNELLSSVDEPPRRPSKRCVNLTDLLNASEQTVYEYNKSGVEGGSKSSVDAETQTAECEGSCKCGQSLRENSKENEENKEKASVPPPPPPPPPPAPALCAPPPPPPPPPPPPAFVTSAPPPPPPPPPPANCGAPPPPPPPPPSGGAAPPPPPPPTPIEGGGAIPPPPPPMSASPSKTPISPAPLPDPAEGNWFHRTNTMRKSAVNPPKPMRPLYWTRIVTSAPPVPRPPSVANSTDSTENSGSSPDEPPVAAGGEAPPPAPPTKEIWTEIEETPLDNIDEFTELFSRQAMAPVSKPKELKVKRAKSIKVLDPERSRNVGIIWRSLHVPSSEIEHAIYHIDTSVVSLEALQHMSNIRATEDELQRIKEAAGGDIPLDHPEQFLLDISLISMASERISCIVFQAEFEESVTLLMRKLETLAQLSQQLIESEDLKLVFSIILTLGNYMNGGNRQRGQADGFNLDILGKLKDVKSKESHTTLLHFIVRTYIAHRRKEGVHPLEIRLPIPEPADVERAAQMDFEEVQQQIFDLNKKFLGCKRTTAKVLNASRPEILEPFKSKMEEFMEGADKSMAKLHQSLEECRELFLETMRFYHFSPKACTLTLAQCTPDQFFEYWTNFTNDFKDIWKKEITSLLNELMKKSKQAQIESRRNVSTKVEKSGRISLKERMLLRRSKN
- the LOC128263068 gene encoding protein cappuccino isoform X2 — translated: MGNSQNRSANTDEKSPPGGASLVRMGIGEGGVGVAVGGVGGAPGERRNSRVRVLSRLMGQKRIREAFLHSPKTGSSSEVNLGGAGSDGSGDWTAAETEVEHGQLDASAEQIDFPPAKPPRLRKPLQIQIQNEDRCSLSQLCHLSIQHKTIEDDEESLGILSKGEQQAHEIPPTTKQPRKRRVAPQPPPKPQPKPRVEKVPNDDHCAFIEQLFAETTQATATATVVADPVDEVIIPRQYLHATKIDAKSKRDRPLSEISVTSVDTLSPNTAKAVLELQKRCRADKLACLSLTQVTYLSIANELQEVEEADQAILLNTELLVAPNSPAESSPDEELMALQLGKKLAQVLGSGTGPLTPGNMENGPAGSAPRVDSPLGNGELFNVSKAKKVELQNLSSRFTAAVSQTPPGVPASTPSESGATGFSGLSAGAGASSLETQSTVIISFKSSQTPVQSQTNSAATAAATAAATAASATENVEDDTAPLPLPPPPPGFGTPTTPLLTSNVLKKVASFTVEKSSAGNNSSNPPILPTGDETTLLATPNSASLPSEFAGGVAGGAGGAGGVVGGTGASRRGSSYVPEKLSFAAYEKFEGQMLMKWLISTMQSNPKSFANDITQELFSSLALQFCNNLKYVGVLKQISNEHLDGGFSPYEMYQWTHTEQPTTSLPLTPGKLDKNAAWPFTSTPSGTRVLESASLASLGAGAVGVGGLGLAATATASTSTDSQKTLQQILKKRLLNCSTLAEVHAVVNELLSSVDEPPRRPSKRCVNLTDLLNASEQTVYEYNKSGVEGGSKSSVDAETQTAECEGSCKCGQSLRENSKENEENKEKASVPPPPPPPPPPAPALCAPPPPPPPPPPPPAFVTSAPPPPPPPPPPANCGAPPPPPPPPPSGGAAPPPPPPPTPIEGGGAIPPPPPPMSASPSKTPISPAPLPDPAEGNWFHRTNTMRKSAVNPPKPMRPLYWTRIVTSAPPVPRPPSVANSTDSTENSGSSPDEPPVAAGGEAPPPAPPTKEIWTEIEETPLDNIDEFTELFSRQAMAPVSKPKELKVKRAKSIKVLDPERSRNVGIIWRSLHVPSSEIEHAIYHIDTSVVSLEALQHMSNIRATEDELQRIKEAAGGDIPLDHPEQFLLDISLISMASERISCIVFQAEFEESVTLLMRKLETLAQLSQQLIESEDLKLVFSIILTLGNYMNGGNRQRGQADGFNLDILGKLKDVKSKESHTTLLHFIVRTYIAHRRKEGVHPLEIRLPIPEPADVERAAQMDFEEVQQQIFDLNKKFLGCKRTTAKVLNASRPEILEPFKSKMEEFMEGADKSMAKLHQSLEECRELFLETMRFYHFSPKACTLTLAQCTPDQFFEYWTNFTNDFKDIWKKEITSLLNELMKKSKQAQIESRRNVSTKVEKSGRISLKERMLLRRSKN
- the LOC128263068 gene encoding protein cappuccino isoform X5; this translates as MHQPKSMQNKCIICQAPAKPPRLRKPLQIQIQNEDRCSLSQLCHLSIQHKTIEDDEESLGILSKGEQQAHEIPPTTKQPRKRRVAPQPPPKPQPKPRVEKVPNDDHCAFIEQLFAETTQATATATVVADPVDEVIIPRQYLHATKIDAKSKRDRPLSEISVTSVDTLSPNTAKAVLELQKRCRADKLACLSLTQVTYLSIANELQEVEEADQAILLNTELLVAPNSPAESSPDEELMALQLGKKLAQVLGSGTGPLTPGNMENGPAGSAPRVDSPLGNGELFNVSKAKKVELQNLSSRFTAAVSQTPPGVPASTPSESGATGFSGLSAGAGASSLETQSTVIISFKSSQTPVQSQTNSAATAAATAAATAASATENVEDDTAPLPLPPPPPGFGTPTTPLLTSNVLKKVASFTVEKSSAGNNSSNPPILPTGDETTLLATPNSASLPSEFAGGVAGGAGGAGGVVGGTGASRRGSSYVPEKLSFAAYEKFEGQMLMKWLISTMQSNPKSFANDITQELFSSLALQFCNNLKYVGVLKQISNEHLDGGFSPYEMYQWTHTEQPTTSLPLTPGKLDKNAAWPFTSTPSGTRVLESASLASLGAGAVGVGGLGLAATATASTSTDSQKTLQQILKKRLLNCSTLAEVHAVVNELLSSVDEPPRRPSKRCVNLTDLLNASEQTVYEYNKSGVEGGSKSSVDAETQTAECEGSCKCGQSLRENSKENEENKEKASVPPPPPPPPPPAPALCAPPPPPPPPPPPPAFVTSAPPPPPPPPPPANCGAPPPPPPPPPSGGAAPPPPPPPTPIEGGGAIPPPPPPMSASPSKTPISPAPLPDPAEGNWFHRTNTMRKSAVNPPKPMRPLYWTRIVTSAPPVPRPPSVANSTDSTENSGSSPDEPPVAAGGEAPPPAPPTKEIWTEIEETPLDNIDEFTELFSRQAMAPVSKPKELKVKRAKSIKVLDPERSRNVGIIWRSLHVPSSEIEHAIYHIDTSVVSLEALQHMSNIRATEDELQRIKEAAGGDIPLDHPEQFLLDISLISMASERISCIVFQAEFEESVTLLMRKLETLAQLSQQLIESEDLKLVFSIILTLGNYMNGGNRQRGQADGFNLDILGKLKDVKSKESHTTLLHFIVRTYIAHRRKEGVHPLEIRLPIPEPADVERAAQMDFEEVQQQIFDLNKKFLGCKRTTAKVLNASRPEILEPFKSKMEEFMEGADKSMAKLHQSLEECRELFLETMRFYHFSPKACTLTLAQCTPDQFFEYWTNFTNDFKDIWKKEITSLLNELMKKSKQAQIESRRNVSTKVEKSGRISLKERMLLRRSKN
- the LOC128263068 gene encoding protein cappuccino isoform X9; this translates as MSSALSNFWCSLLAKQPSKELKFGLEKEPQPLTLQWNSQEDVANLPPHYLQLMSLAARRAQKTRFSQGKAEMEDSEEPPDVAGISLRIQRIRVDLLEHSDPKHLLLLLLQTVFHSHADSQRQMLMKWLISTMQSNPKSFANDITQELFSSLALQFCNNLKYVGVLKQISNEHLDGGFSPYEMYQWTHTEQPTTSLPLTPGKLDKNAAWPFTSTPSGTRVLESASLASLGAGAVGVGGLGLAATATASTSTDSQKTLQQILKKRLLNCSTLAEVHAVVNELLSSVDEPPRRPSKRCVNLTDLLNASEQTVYEYNKSGVEGGSKSSVDAETQTAECEGSCKCGQSLRENSKENEENKEKASVPPPPPPPPPPAPALCAPPPPPPPPPPPPAFVTSAPPPPPPPPPPANCGAPPPPPPPPPSGGAAPPPPPPPTPIEGGGAIPPPPPPMSASPSKTPISPAPLPDPAEGNWFHRTNTMRKSAVNPPKPMRPLYWTRIVTSAPPVPRPPSVANSTDSTENSGSSPDEPPVAAGGEAPPPAPPTKEIWTEIEETPLDNIDEFTELFSRQAMAPVSKPKELKVKRAKSIKVLDPERSRNVGIIWRSLHVPSSEIEHAIYHIDTSVVSLEALQHMSNIRATEDELQRIKEAAGGDIPLDHPEQFLLDISLISMASERISCIVFQAEFEESVTLLMRKLETLAQLSQQLIESEDLKLVFSIILTLGNYMNGGNRQRGQADGFNLDILGKLKDVKSKESHTTLLHFIVRTYIAHRRKEGVHPLEIRLPIPEPADVERAAQMDFEEVQQQIFDLNKKFLGCKRTTAKVLNASRPEILEPFKSKMEEFMEGADKSMAKLHQSLEECRELFLETMRFYHFSPKACTLTLAQCTPDQFFEYWTNFTNDFKDIWKKEITSLLNELMKKSKQAQIESRRNVSTKVEKSGRISLKERMLLRRSKN